The following are from one region of the Vitis riparia cultivar Riparia Gloire de Montpellier isolate 1030 chromosome 9, EGFV_Vit.rip_1.0, whole genome shotgun sequence genome:
- the LOC117921567 gene encoding uncharacterized protein LOC117921567, producing MSAAVCGSKRSFMDDIETTPPQASKKLRCSSNSPPRCSPPSAPLRQLAATFPLLDFQVLERALAECDNDLDSAMKGLHEHHSRYMEKRIGSVEGTFAANMDKGSITADGTAFSNNLPVDGGEWVELFVREIMNAANVDDARARATRALNGLEKSISARSDAEVAQTFYKENIMLKEQLEVLMRENTILKRGVAIQHERQREYDDRNRELQMLKHLVPQYQEQLRTLEVKNYTLSMHLRHMQQSSSVTGRFNPDIF from the exons ATGTCTGCGGCCGTCTGCGGCAGCAAGAGATCATTCATGGACGACATCGAAACGACGCCGCCTCAGGCTTCCAAGAAGCTTCGCTGTTCTTCCAACTCTCCTCCCAGATGCTCACCACCCTCTGCTCCCCTTCGTCAACTCGCTGCTACCTTTCCTCTCCTCGACTTCcag GTTCTTGAAAGAGCACTGGCAGAATGTGACAATGACCTAGATTCTGCCATGAAGGGCCTGCATGAGCATCATTCAAGATATATGGAGAAAAGAATAGGTTCAGTTGAAGGGACCTTTGCTGCAAACATGGATAAAG GTAGCATAACTGCTGATGGAACTGCTTTTTCAAACAACCTTCCTGTGGATGGTGGAGAATGGGTGGAATTATTTGTAAGGGAAATAATGAATGCTGCAAATGTAGATGATGCCAGAGCCCGTGCAACAAGAGCACTGAATGGTTTGGAGAAATCCATCAGTGCAAGATCTGATGCTGAGGTAGCACAGACATTTTACAAG GAAAATATAATGCTAAAGGAACAACTTGAAGTACTAATGCGGGAAAATACTATTCTCAAACGTGGTGTGGCTATCCAGCATGAACGCCAGAGAGAGTATGATGATAGGAACAGAGAATTGCAGATGTTGAAGCATTTGGTCCCTCAATATCAGGAGCAGCTGAGAACCCTAGAG GTGAAGAACTATACCTTGTCAATGCATCTGAGGCATATGCAGCAAAGCAGCTCTGTCACCGGTCGCTTCAATCCTGATATCTTTTGA